A stretch of DNA from Candidatus Fonsibacter ubiquis:
TATTAGTTGCTTTTTTACAAGCTTATGTTTTTGCAGTTTTATCGTGTATTTACTTAAATGATGCTTTAAATATGCATCATTAAACAACTAACAAAAAAGGAGAAAAAAAATGGAACTAGCGGCAGCAAAAATGATAGGAGCTGGATTAGCGGCAATAGCTTTGGCTGGAGTAGGCGTTGGGATGGGTACAATATTTGGTAATTATTTATCTGCAGCGATTAGAAATCCTTCAGCGGCACAAAAGCAATTTCCGACTTTATTATTGGGATTTGCTCTTACAGAAGCTATAGGTTTATTTGCTTTAGTTATTGCACTTTTAATACTTTTTGCATTTTAATTATTAAAATTAAATTAATAATAAGCAATCGTGAAAATAAATTTAGGCACTATAGTCTTTTTGCTATTTTTACACGAAATAGCATTTGCTAAGGAAGGTATGCCACAACTTAATACCAAGTTTTGGTTATCCCAAATTGTATGGCTTACAATAGTTTTTGCATTGCTATATTTTTTAATTCAAAAATTTTTTAGTCCTAAATTATTTGCATTAATTGATACAAGAACTAATTTTATTAAATCATTATTAGAAGAGGCAGAGGTTTGTAAAAATCAAATCCAAAAATTAGAAGATGAATACAATCTAATAATTACTGAAGCCAAAATTGAGTCAAAAAAAATATCTGCAAAACTTAAAAGTGATTTAAATGATAAAATTTCTATAAAAAGGAAAGAATTTGAAAACTTTTTAAATTCTGAAACACTAAAAACTGAAGAGGAAGTAAATAATTTTAAGAAAAAAGCATTAGA
This window harbors:
- a CDS encoding F0F1 ATP synthase subunit C, which encodes MELAAAKMIGAGLAAIALAGVGVGMGTIFGNYLSAAIRNPSAAQKQFPTLLLGFALTEAIGLFALVIALLILFAF